The stretch of DNA CAGCGGGCCGCCGCGCACCCCCGGCTCCGCGGTGGCCCCGCTCCGCACCGGGCCGCCGCGCGCCCGGTCGCGCGTCCGCCACCACCGCTCCCGTCCCACTCTTGTCCGGGCGGGCGCGTCGGCGGGCGCGCGTCCGCGTCTACCGCCCGGACAGCGCCTTGCGCAACCGGTCGCGGAAATCGGGGACGCTCATCGGCGCGGCATCGGTCAGCCGCCCGTACACCCACTCCTGGATGTCCCTGGTGACAGCCGCGTAGTACGGCGTCACCGGGCGGGTCCTCGCCCCCTTCAGGGACTCATCGAGCGCGGTGCGGTAGCTGTCGCCGAGCAGTTTCGGCGGGCGGGCGCTCGCGGGCGGGTCGCCGCTGACCAGCTTCTCCGCGTCACAGCGCCCCTCGCCACCGGAACGCAGCGCGGGGACGAAGCCGCCGTCGCGCAGACACCGCTGGGCCCCCGCCCCCGCGAGGTGTTCGATCAGCTCGGCGGCGGCCCCCGCGTTGGGGCTGTCCCTGACCATCGCGAGGTTCTGCCCGCCGAGGGCGGCGGCGCTGCCGCCGGGGTCGTCGTCGGGCCTTGGCAGCCGGGTGACGGCGTACACCGGGCGCGGGCCCTTCGCCCCCGTGTCCCTGCCTCCCTTCGTCTCGGCCTCCGCGAGGCGCGCCGCGGCGAAGGGCCAGTTCCGCATGGTCAGCGCCTCTCCGGCGAGGAAGTGCTCGACGGTGCCCGTCTCGTCCAGGGTCAGCGAGGTCCTGCCGATGACGGGCAGCGTGTCGGTGTCCTTCTCCTCCTGGCGCACCGAACCCGCGAGGGAGGTGATGCCCTCGACGGTGACCGCCACGTCGTCGCCGTCGCCCTCCGCGATGTCGCCGCCCTCGCGCCAGACGGCCTCGCTGGCGTTGACGGTGAGCCCCTCGTAGGGCGCGAGCTGGGTGAGCAGCCCGGCCCGCAGCCGTTTGTCCCTGGTGCGGTCGAAGGATCCGACGGCCTGCGTGAGGTCGTGCCAGGTCTTGAAGGAGGGGTGGTCCCCCAGCAGGTCGGCGCGGTAGTACAGCAGCCCCACGTCGGTGTTCCAGGGGACCGCCCAGTCCTTGCCCTTGTAGTGGACGCTGCCCCGCGCGGCCGACCAGAAGTGGCCACCGTCGAGCAGTCCTCGCAGGGAGTCAGGCAGGGGGTCGATGAGGCCCTGCGCCGCGAACTCCGCCGTCCAGGTGACGTCGAGGTTGACGATGTCGTAGCAGTCCTTGTTGCCCGCCTGGAGGGCCGCGACGAGCTGGCTTCGCTGGCCGTCCGCGTCGTCGGGCAGCTCCACCACCTCCACCTTCAGGTTTCTGTGGTCGGCCGCCCAGGCGTCGATGAGTTTGCTACGGATCCCACTGCCGGAAAGGTCACTGCCAGTGACGATGCGCAGGACGCCGTCGTCGCGGGCGCAGGCCGAGGAGGCGGGTCGCGGCAGGGCGGTGCCACCGCCGGACGTGCAGCCGGCGAGTGCGACGAGCAGTCCCGCGGTCGCGGCGGCGGACCACCGGACGCGCGCCCCTGCTCCGTGCTGCTGCCGCCTGCCTCGTACAGCCCTCCTCATCTCCGCTCCCCTTCGGCCAACCCTGCCATTTGCCGCGCGAGTTGACTGTCGAGACTGCCGGAGAGCCGGCTACAGCTCCCGCCCGACTCGTCCGCGAGCACGGCCGCCTCCCCCTGCGCGGCGCCCGCGGAGGCGCAGCCCTCGGGGCGCATGGCGGCCACGTGGATCTGTACGCCCTTCGCGCCCAGCGCACGCGCTTCCTTGCGCAGGGCGCCGATCCGTGGGGTCTTGCCCTTGACATAGTCACCGTCGGTGACGAGCAGGATGACGTGCTGGGGTGCGCTGTCCCCCTCGTACGAGGCGTCCATGTCGTCGGTGATCCGGTTTCCCGCGCTCCGCAGGGCGTCGTAGAGGTCGGCCTGCCGTTCCTTCGAGATGTCCCCCACCGAGATGGGCGGTGAGGCGGCGGCCGTCCGCTCCTTCCACGGCGCGCCCCGCAGGAGGCTTCCTCCGCCGCCCTTGTCACGGGGGAAGATCTGCGTCTCGTAGCGGGCGTCCTCGCCGAGCCTGAGCAGCGATTTGGTGACCGCGGTCCTGGCCGCGTCGAACTTCCCGCCCTCGCGCATCGAGGCCGACACGTCGAAGAGCACCGTGACCCGCAGATCCCTGTGGGCCTCCTTGACGACGTCGAGCTGCGGTACGAGGAGGCTGTAGGGGAGGGCGACCGTGGTGGCGCCCGCCGCGGTGAAGCCGAGTTCGGAGAGCGCGTCGGCGCCCGCCGTCCCCGAGAGCCACTCGCGGAACCTGGCCATCTCGGCGGCGCGCGCCGGGGTCTGGGAGGAGAGAGCGATGTTCACCAGCGGATAGTCGAGCGGGGGCACGCCTTTGATGACGTAGGTACGCAGCAAGGTGGGCGCGGTGGCCTGCGGGCAACTGGCCCGGGTCGCCTGGCGGAGGGTGGTGAGGGCGCCGACGACGGCCCCGTCCTCGTCGGCCGGGTGCCGCGAGCGCAGCCCGCACACGGCGTCGGCGCCGTCGGCCACCGGCTCGCCGCGCCCGATGACCTGGCTCTCCAGGGTTCCGCGTTCTCTCCTGCCGAGGAGCGGGGTGGAGCTGTCGTACGGAAGGTCGTCGCCGCTGCCTTCGCGGTACACGCGGTCCATGCCGAGCAGGTGGACGAGGCCCGTGCCGGAGACGGCGGGGTTGGGCCGCAGCAGCCGGGGGGTGCCTTTGGCCTTCTTGATGGCGGCGCGCAGCCTGTTCCAGTCGGTCTCGCCGAACTTTCCCTTGGGTACGGGGAGGCCGAGGGTCTCCCTGCCCTGCTCGGTGAGGACGACGACGGGGTCGTCCTGGGCGACGGAGACACCGGTGGCGAGGTCGGCGCTGGTCGCCCGGACGTAGTCGACCTCGGCGCTTGACTGGGCGAGCCACATGTCGGGCTGGGGCCCTGCCTGGCGCAGGAGGCCGCCGCCGCCCCTGCCCCACTGGCGGTAGTTCTCGAAGGCGTCGAAGAGGGTGTCGAGCCCGGCTCCGTACACCCCCAGGTGGCTCTTGTGGCAGCCGCCGCCGAAGGCGCTGTTCTCGTAGACGCCCGCGAGGTCCTTGAGCGCGTCGACCTCCTCGGGCGAGGTGACCAGGCGCAGTTCGAGCGGGGCGGGGCAGGGGCCGGCCGGGTCGCTGCGGGCGAGTACCGCGCCGCCGTATCCGAGCGGTACGACAAGGGCGAGGGCCACGCCGAGCCAGACGAACCGCCGCCAGAGCGGACGCCCGCGCCCCATCCCCCACCGCCACAGGGCGGAGACCAGGGCGGAGCCGAGGCTGCGGGCGCCCCGAAGCAGCCGCTGCCGGCGGGTGAAGGGGGTGTCGAGACGTACGAGGGAGAGCACGGTGTCGGCGCCGTCCATGGACGACACCTGCTGGGAGAACCACTTGAAGTCGACGTCGGACTGGTCCTCGGCCAGCTGGTCGAGGCGGGAGCCGAGCCCTGTGACGGTGACGGGCCCGTCGCCCGCGGCGCCTTCGGTGAGGACCTTGACGAGCGCCTGCGTGTACGGGGTCACCTCGCCCTCCGGCCCGGTGCTGATGAGCATCCTGCGGGGCGAGGAGGTGAGGAAGGAGGCCGGTTTGGAGCCGGGCAGGTACTGCTGGGCCATGTCGCCCGAGAAACAGCAGTCCAGGATCAGTACGAACCGTTCGCAGTCGCTGAGGGCGATCCAGTCGACCAGGTGCTTGAGGTGGATGCCGGTGGACTCGATGGCGGCCCTGCCGCTGCCGCTGACCGTCAGGTAGAGGTCGTCGGTGCCGGGCGGGATGTAGCCGTGCCCCATGTAGTAGACGACGAGGAGCGCGGGTGCTTTGGCGCCCTCGGCCTTGATCCGTTGATGGACCTCGCCGCCGAGCTCCGGGTTGATCAGGAGGCCCACCTGCCCGGAGGGCATGATCCCGGTCACCCAGTGGCTGAGCGCGGCACGCACGGCCTCCAGGTTCCGGGTGGCCTTGCCCGCGCCGATCGACCGGAAGCCGTCGGGGCGGCGCTCATAGGTGTCGACGCCCACAAGCAGCGCGCGGGCCTTGCCGCGCCCCACTTCCACCGGTGCCATCACTCCCCCTGGTCGGGGCTCATCCAGTCGTTCACGAGACGGCGCAGTTCGGCGAGTTCCTCACGGGACATGCCGGTGGCGCGGATCTGGAGGCTCTTGCCCTCTTCGCCCTCGACCGTCACGGTCACCCGCAGGTCGTCGTCGGGCTGGCTCGCCAGATGGCTGCGGACCGACCGGTAGAGGACGGCGGCGGACGCGGCGGCTCCGGACGCGGCGAAGTTGACGAGTAGGTCGTAGAGGATCTCGCCGCTGAGTACGTCGGGGGCGCTCTCCTCACCGGTTCTGGGGACCTTGCGGACGTCGTCGCCCCGTACGTGGCCGGTCTCAAGCAGCCAGTGGCGCAGCGCCTCGACCGCGGCCGGCGTCGCAGCGACGTCCCCCGGCCGTACGGCGACCCTGATCAGCAGTGGACTCGGCGGGTTTTCTGACGGCATGTCGGCCCCTCCCCCGGCACCGTTCACGCGAACCCACAGCATCGTTCACGCGGACGGCAATCCTATGCCCCCGAGGGGGCAACATCCCCTCTTGATGCGAGAGTTGATGATCCTCCCCGTCTCCTCAGGGCCGCCTGTCAGGGCCAGGGCCTACGCTGGAACGTCCCTGAGGGTGATCCGGGTGCCCCGGGGTGACGACGACATACCCATGGGGGGCCCGTATGAGCGAAGAAAGCAGTCACGGACCGGTACCGATGCGCAAACGCCGGTCGTTCCCCGGTATTTCCTCGCGCGCCTACGAACACCCGGCCGACCGGTCCGCGCTGGTGGCGCTGCGCAGGCTGAGTGGTTTCGACACCGTGTTCAAGGCGCTCAGCGGGCTGCTGCCCGAGCGGAGCCTGCGGCTGCTCTTCCTGTCCGACTCGGTCCGGGTGGGCGAGAGCCAGTTCGCGCATCTCGACGCGATGCTCAAGGACGCCTGC from Streptomyces tsukubensis encodes:
- a CDS encoding substrate-binding domain-containing protein, giving the protein MAPVEVGRGKARALLVGVDTYERRPDGFRSIGAGKATRNLEAVRAALSHWVTGIMPSGQVGLLINPELGGEVHQRIKAEGAKAPALLVVYYMGHGYIPPGTDDLYLTVSGSGRAAIESTGIHLKHLVDWIALSDCERFVLILDCCFSGDMAQQYLPGSKPASFLTSSPRRMLISTGPEGEVTPYTQALVKVLTEGAAGDGPVTVTGLGSRLDQLAEDQSDVDFKWFSQQVSSMDGADTVLSLVRLDTPFTRRQRLLRGARSLGSALVSALWRWGMGRGRPLWRRFVWLGVALALVVPLGYGGAVLARSDPAGPCPAPLELRLVTSPEEVDALKDLAGVYENSAFGGGCHKSHLGVYGAGLDTLFDAFENYRQWGRGGGGLLRQAGPQPDMWLAQSSAEVDYVRATSADLATGVSVAQDDPVVVLTEQGRETLGLPVPKGKFGETDWNRLRAAIKKAKGTPRLLRPNPAVSGTGLVHLLGMDRVYREGSGDDLPYDSSTPLLGRRERGTLESQVIGRGEPVADGADAVCGLRSRHPADEDGAVVGALTTLRQATRASCPQATAPTLLRTYVIKGVPPLDYPLVNIALSSQTPARAAEMARFREWLSGTAGADALSELGFTAAGATTVALPYSLLVPQLDVVKEAHRDLRVTVLFDVSASMREGGKFDAARTAVTKSLLRLGEDARYETQIFPRDKGGGGSLLRGAPWKERTAAASPPISVGDISKERQADLYDALRSAGNRITDDMDASYEGDSAPQHVILLVTDGDYVKGKTPRIGALRKEARALGAKGVQIHVAAMRPEGCASAGAAQGEAAVLADESGGSCSRLSGSLDSQLARQMAGLAEGERR
- a CDS encoding effector-associated constant component EACC1, producing the protein MPSENPPSPLLIRVAVRPGDVAATPAAVEALRHWLLETGHVRGDDVRKVPRTGEESAPDVLSGEILYDLLVNFAASGAAASAAVLYRSVRSHLASQPDDDLRVTVTVEGEEGKSLQIRATGMSREELAELRRLVNDWMSPDQGE
- a CDS encoding extracellular solute-binding protein codes for the protein MRRAVRGRRQQHGAGARVRWSAAATAGLLVALAGCTSGGGTALPRPASSACARDDGVLRIVTGSDLSGSGIRSKLIDAWAADHRNLKVEVVELPDDADGQRSQLVAALQAGNKDCYDIVNLDVTWTAEFAAQGLIDPLPDSLRGLLDGGHFWSAARGSVHYKGKDWAVPWNTDVGLLYYRADLLGDHPSFKTWHDLTQAVGSFDRTRDKRLRAGLLTQLAPYEGLTVNASEAVWREGGDIAEGDGDDVAVTVEGITSLAGSVRQEEKDTDTLPVIGRTSLTLDETGTVEHFLAGEALTMRNWPFAAARLAEAETKGGRDTGAKGPRPVYAVTRLPRPDDDPGGSAAALGGQNLAMVRDSPNAGAAAELIEHLAGAGAQRCLRDGGFVPALRSGGEGRCDAEKLVSGDPPASARPPKLLGDSYRTALDESLKGARTRPVTPYYAAVTRDIQEWVYGRLTDAAPMSVPDFRDRLRKALSGR